A single window of Nocardia sp. NBC_01327 DNA harbors:
- a CDS encoding purine-cytosine permease family protein, with product MSVLEGDPPATTTRLVEQRGIDHIPEVERTGTVRQLGLMWSGVILNVQVVVYGTLLVAIGLNVWQALAAVAIGTATWALAGLASLPGPAAGTTTFAVSRAAFGRNGMRPIAFCNWLQQIGYEVLDLVILVLAGSALLDMAGVHVSDGTKVVLLVAFSVAQSLLPSLGHAAITRVLNMLVLPFAALFLIMAWLTADKLDITVGHPAGWSAFLGGVALAASASGLGWTPNATDFSRYLPTATPRRKVVAAVTIGGAVPQALLMLLGVGVAMLTEQASDPISGLPSVYPGWFLAPYLILVIAQMISLNAIDLYSSGVTLQAIGLRIGRWQAVVLDGVICAAVGAIVVFSSDFNTFVSNFLLFMIVWFAPWSAIFVVDYFFRRGRYDLDSLGESGGRYVRRGGLHLPGVLAQLAGMVAALCCINTSVFVGPIANLCGGADLSIPAGLLVGGIAYYLTARRGVFAESQFSPVVSTH from the coding sequence TTGTCGGTCCTCGAAGGCGATCCGCCTGCCACCACCACCCGTCTGGTCGAACAGCGCGGCATCGATCACATCCCGGAAGTCGAGCGCACCGGTACCGTCCGGCAGCTCGGGCTCATGTGGAGTGGAGTCATTCTCAATGTGCAGGTGGTGGTGTACGGCACCCTGCTCGTCGCCATCGGCCTGAATGTGTGGCAGGCGCTGGCGGCGGTGGCCATCGGCACCGCCACCTGGGCACTGGCCGGGTTGGCGAGCCTGCCGGGCCCGGCGGCGGGCACCACCACATTCGCGGTCAGCCGGGCGGCCTTCGGCCGGAACGGCATGCGGCCCATCGCCTTCTGCAATTGGCTACAGCAGATCGGCTACGAGGTGCTGGATCTGGTGATCCTGGTGCTCGCGGGCTCGGCCCTGCTGGATATGGCCGGCGTGCACGTCTCCGACGGCACGAAAGTCGTATTGCTGGTGGCATTCTCGGTCGCGCAGAGCCTGCTGCCGAGTCTCGGCCACGCCGCCATCACCCGGGTGCTGAACATGCTGGTGCTCCCGTTCGCGGCGCTGTTCCTGATCATGGCCTGGCTCACCGCCGACAAGCTCGACATCACCGTCGGGCACCCCGCCGGATGGTCGGCCTTCCTCGGCGGAGTCGCCCTGGCCGCCAGCGCCAGTGGGCTCGGCTGGACGCCCAATGCCACCGATTTCTCGCGCTATCTGCCGACCGCCACCCCGCGCCGGAAGGTGGTGGCCGCGGTGACTATCGGCGGTGCGGTGCCGCAGGCGCTGCTCATGCTGCTGGGCGTCGGGGTGGCAATGCTCACCGAGCAGGCGTCCGATCCGATCAGCGGGCTGCCGAGCGTGTACCCGGGGTGGTTCCTGGCGCCGTATCTGATTCTGGTTATCGCGCAGATGATCTCGCTGAACGCCATCGACCTGTACTCGTCCGGAGTCACCCTCCAAGCCATCGGACTGCGCATCGGCCGCTGGCAGGCCGTGGTGCTGGACGGGGTGATCTGTGCGGCCGTCGGGGCGATCGTGGTGTTCTCCTCGGACTTCAATACCTTCGTCAGCAACTTCCTGCTGTTCATGATCGTGTGGTTCGCACCGTGGTCCGCGATCTTCGTCGTCGATTACTTCTTCCGCCGTGGCCGCTACGACCTGGACTCGCTCGGCGAATCGGGCGGCCGCTATGTGCGGCGCGGCGGGCTGCACCTGCCGGGCGTGCTGGCCCAGCTCGCGGGCATGGTCGCGGCGCTGTGCTGCATCAATACCTCGGTGTTCGTCGGGCCGATCGCAAACCTGTGCGGCGGTGCGGATTTGAGCATTCCGGCCGGGCTGCTGGTCGGCGGTATCGCGTACTACCTCACCGCTCGCCGCGGCGTTTTTGCCGAATCCCAGTTCAGTCCAGTCGTTTCCACGCACTGA
- a CDS encoding isopenicillin N synthase family dioxygenase — MGFHVPIIDITPYVSGGDATARREVARQLDEAARTVGFMQITGHAVPGPVIDGFAAALDEFFALDLDSKKQYRTPPAINRGYSPPKSESLSLSLGVESATRMNDFFEAFNIGASTADYPGLDLPADDYAENLWPQQVPQFQAPVQAYFAEAARVARTLTLAFADALELPAGYFGDYTDHSLDVLRMNNYALPPGTIDLDGDLTGMGEHTDYGIVTVLWADQAPGLQVLGADGSWHDVQPADGALLVNLGDLMARWTNERWLSTLHRVKPPIVDGAIQRRRSAAYFHDGNIDALIETLPSCVGDGSRYEPVTVADHIRAKLAGSRAGQPNTNATREAARVLAAAQQSGDRA; from the coding sequence GTGGGATTCCACGTACCGATCATCGACATCACGCCCTATGTGAGTGGCGGTGATGCGACCGCGCGTCGCGAGGTGGCGCGGCAACTCGACGAGGCCGCTCGCACAGTCGGTTTCATGCAGATCACCGGACATGCGGTGCCGGGACCGGTGATCGACGGATTTGCCGCCGCACTGGACGAGTTCTTCGCGCTCGACCTGGATTCGAAGAAGCAATACCGCACACCGCCGGCGATCAATCGAGGCTATTCACCGCCCAAGAGTGAAAGCCTGAGCTTGAGCCTCGGTGTGGAGTCGGCGACCCGGATGAACGACTTCTTCGAGGCCTTCAATATCGGGGCCTCGACCGCCGACTATCCCGGGCTGGATCTTCCGGCCGATGACTACGCGGAAAACCTGTGGCCGCAGCAGGTTCCACAGTTCCAAGCGCCGGTGCAGGCGTACTTCGCGGAGGCCGCCCGGGTTGCCCGCACCCTCACCCTCGCCTTCGCGGACGCGCTCGAACTGCCTGCGGGCTACTTCGGGGACTACACCGACCACTCCCTGGATGTGCTGCGGATGAACAACTACGCGCTGCCGCCGGGCACGATCGATCTCGACGGCGATCTCACCGGCATGGGTGAGCACACCGACTACGGCATAGTCACCGTGCTGTGGGCCGATCAGGCGCCGGGCCTCCAGGTGCTCGGCGCGGACGGCAGCTGGCACGATGTCCAGCCCGCCGACGGCGCGCTACTGGTGAATCTCGGCGATTTGATGGCTCGGTGGACCAATGAGCGCTGGCTCTCCACCCTGCACCGGGTGAAGCCGCCCATTGTGGACGGCGCCATCCAGCGGCGCCGCAGCGCCGCCTACTTCCACGACGGCAATATCGACGCTCTCATCGAAACGCTGCCCTCGTGTGTCGGCGACGGCAGTAGGTACGAGCCGGTGACGGTCGCCGACCACATTCGCGCCAAACTCGCGGGTTCCCGTGCCGGACAACCCAATACCAATGCCACGCGCGAGGCCGCCCGCGTCCTCGCGGCGGCCCAGCAGTCCGGAGATCGCGCATGA
- the add gene encoding adenosine deaminase: MSIPFRELPKVSLHCHLTGSVLPETVAALARKHGVPMPGGRTAQDLYDIDSHVDLDEFLRVYDMVGQVVRDADDFRRITYESLTELGSKHGVLYREIFVSPPAHPYADYRVLLEGVRAGMREAEQDTGIGSRIIVAINREDTPAAAVELVRQVIEHRCDEVVGIGLDYAEVHGPPELFHEAYRLAGKAGLNRTAHSESGPTPNIEILLDVLGCTRVDHGYHVVDSPRITDRCRSEGIVFTCTPVSSDIGRYSGSGNGKHEKIAAMVEAGLRVTIDSDDPPMFGTDPTNDFEVLHRTLGYDTDQLLAFTLNAVEGCWLDDPDKSALRTRVQRQLTRA, translated from the coding sequence ATGAGCATTCCCTTTCGTGAGCTGCCGAAGGTCAGCCTGCACTGCCATCTCACCGGTTCGGTACTGCCTGAAACCGTGGCCGCGCTGGCCCGCAAGCATGGTGTGCCGATGCCGGGCGGGCGTACGGCGCAGGACCTGTACGACATCGACAGCCACGTTGATCTCGATGAATTCCTCCGGGTCTACGACATGGTCGGTCAGGTCGTCCGCGATGCCGACGACTTCCGCCGCATCACCTACGAGTCCCTGACCGAACTGGGCTCGAAACACGGTGTGCTGTATCGCGAAATCTTCGTCAGCCCGCCCGCACACCCCTACGCCGACTATCGGGTTCTTCTCGAGGGTGTCCGTGCCGGTATGCGAGAAGCCGAGCAGGACACCGGAATCGGCAGCCGAATCATTGTGGCCATCAACCGCGAGGACACCCCGGCCGCGGCCGTCGAACTGGTGCGCCAGGTGATCGAGCACCGTTGTGATGAGGTGGTCGGCATCGGGTTGGATTACGCCGAAGTCCACGGCCCACCGGAGCTTTTCCACGAGGCGTACCGACTGGCCGGTAAAGCGGGCCTGAATCGCACCGCCCACTCGGAATCCGGGCCGACCCCGAATATCGAAATCCTCCTCGATGTCCTCGGTTGCACCCGGGTCGACCACGGCTATCACGTGGTCGACAGCCCTCGCATCACCGACCGCTGCCGATCGGAGGGCATCGTCTTCACCTGCACCCCGGTGAGTTCCGATATCGGGCGCTACTCCGGCAGCGGCAATGGCAAACACGAAAAGATCGCGGCGATGGTGGAAGCAGGCCTGCGAGTCACCATCGATTCCGACGATCCGCCCATGTTCGGCACCGACCCCACAAACGACTTCGAAGTCCTGCACCGCACCCTGGGATACGACACCGACCAACTACTGGCCTTCACCCTCAATGCAGTCGAAGGGTGCTGGCTGGATGACCCCGACAAATCCGCACTACGCACCCGCGTGCAACGGCAGCTCACCCGCGCCTGA
- a CDS encoding DUF4254 domain-containing protein → MAAAPEVCAELDSLRNDLVHTIDCWVTSRLPPSHGAARVHTETLGAVIDRLAQLTAHAYAALAHSSGRELTVAWESLAELAIGYEDLASEVCTGRRRLPGGH, encoded by the coding sequence ATGGCGGCGGCACCGGAGGTTTGTGCCGAACTCGATAGTCTGCGAAACGATTTGGTGCACACTATTGATTGCTGGGTGACCTCGCGACTACCACCGTCGCATGGGGCGGCGCGCGTGCATACGGAGACGCTCGGGGCCGTTATCGATCGGCTGGCGCAGTTGACAGCGCATGCCTATGCTGCTCTCGCACATTCCTCCGGCCGGGAATTGACCGTCGCTTGGGAAAGCCTTGCCGAATTGGCTATCGGCTATGAGGATTTGGCGTCCGAGGTATGCACCGGACGCCGCCGACTGCCGGGTGGGCATTGA